The genome window AATGAAATTAAAAGTTAAGGGTTGCATTCTGCCaacattataaatttaagaCCATATCGAAAAAATGACCTAAGATAAGGGGTGCAATGTGTCATTTActctaaattatattaatcaattgGTTATATTCACATTTGAAAGTTTGTGTTgtacaatatttttctatattataaaatattagtataaacagTCAATTTTTTTCCATATGtgaatattttcttaatattaatatatgataatattgtttttgattaatattaCCTCATTTTTTCATGTTTCATTGCATAGCACATGATACTAttgtatttgaaaaaaatttagttatattaaaatattgagctAAAATTTTTAGTTATTAGAAAAAAATCTATTCATTAAAGATTTTAGTTAATAAAAGTTTTTTATTATCcatatgtgaattttttttcttagtattaaatatatgataatattggaaaatggtatGATAATAAAGGTGATGCCTCCAAAGCAAGAGCTCTTTGTCTAATGTGTGGAGAAGGTGAACTAATATATTCACATGTGCAAGTAGAACTTGCAGAGGAGAGTTTCGGAAGCAAAGCTTGGGTCCATGTAGGTGGCTCGAACTTCTGCAATTGTTTTCGTTAATTTTATTACTATCGAATAAGCAACTCGACTGTAATGTTCTTAGGGATGACATTGAACACTCTGAAACTGCAACTgcagttgtttaaattattgttatctaGGAGAAGTCTTGTTTGAGACATTTTGTCATCTTCTGTGTCTTTTTCATTCTTTTTCACCTCCTCCGAATTGACATAGTGAATACGCAaccatttcaatttcaaatcaCAAGTGCAAAGCAATGTACTTTTCCTTATTTTCTAGAGGAGCTTCTGTGATGAAGTTCCCAAGTACTTCCTTATATACCAAGTTTGTCGAGACATCAGATTTTCTTATCCTTTTTATTATCATGAGCCGGCTTCTTGTATCTTAGGCACAAACTTTAGAGCATGGAAGTTACACTTGCATCTCAGTTTCTGCAATAAAATTATGAACATCTATTATCCACATGACAGGAGTACattatgattattaatatatatagatcgTAGAGCAATGTTATCTACCTGGAGTTCATATGGCAATGGGTCGAAGCCTAGTCGGTTCCTGAatccaagcaattgcaagagaaTGTATAACTATATTAAGATAATTAAGAGATGTTGCTTCCTTAGGAATATCAGCATCGGTGATCTAAAGTGAGTTAAAAGAGTTTAATCAAGATTCAGGTTCACTATAGGTCTTAAAAGGTAAAGCTTTAACAGAGGAATTCCGTATTAGACTACCAATTGCTTCCACGTCTAGAGAATGCAAATGAGAAGGGCTCTCCTTTATGATATTGACTTCATCCTTAAGTGAATTCACGAAATGTTCCTCTTGATAGATGTACACTTTACAT of Daucus carota subsp. sativus chromosome 3, DH1 v3.0, whole genome shotgun sequence contains these proteins:
- the LOC108214627 gene encoding O-fucosyltransferase 2-like encodes the protein MSNRVIEFLGGAGALQLYPSGGSEPCKVYIYQEEHFVNSLKDEVNIIKESPSHLHSLDVEAIGSLIRNSSVKALPFKTYSEPES